In one Mycobacteroides chelonae genomic region, the following are encoded:
- a CDS encoding DUF4194 domain-containing protein, with product MIRLLMDRVFNGNKHLQLWQTLEKHEKLIRSRFHEFYIDIIISTEQRIAYKAQITPSDDKHKPLKVLRSRRMSREFAAGVLTVYDRWHRARLANRATTKVTLRDFEEAFNSLLTDADRNRTARASNASAALEALHEADLIVGAKPSDGATEWEISPAVPVIYTADALHHMAEMLGGPNSEDDTDAEAGDTE from the coding sequence ATGATCCGCCTGCTCATGGATCGAGTCTTCAACGGCAACAAGCACCTTCAGCTATGGCAGACCCTCGAAAAGCACGAGAAACTGATCCGGTCACGCTTCCATGAATTCTACATCGACATCATCATCAGCACCGAGCAACGTATAGCGTACAAGGCGCAGATAACACCATCCGACGACAAACACAAGCCGTTGAAGGTGTTGCGTTCACGGCGCATGAGCCGTGAATTCGCCGCTGGAGTGCTCACCGTCTACGACCGCTGGCACCGCGCGCGCCTCGCGAACCGCGCCACCACGAAGGTCACCCTGCGCGACTTCGAGGAAGCATTCAACTCCCTACTCACCGACGCAGACCGCAACCGCACTGCGCGCGCATCCAACGCCAGCGCAGCCCTCGAAGCGCTCCACGAAGCCGACCTGATCGTCGGCGCCAAACCAAGCGACGGCGCAACAGAATGGGAAATCTCGCCCGCAGTTCCCGTCATCTACACAGCAGACGCGCTGCACCACATGGCCGAAATGCTAGGCGGTCCCAACAGCGAAGATGACACCGACGCCGAGGCTGGTGACACGGAATGA
- a CDS encoding ATP-binding protein — MTTALRIDRWCLYGLQTYNWGGFNGHFQLDPAPPTEVTVISGDSGTGKSTLMDAVSALLHPGRDFNRASSGSGSSPRSIPTYVRGRYGKDSDGRSTVYYDLRGGRATWSGVALTWCNIDGRTVTMFSAWYMNTHDDKPSAEVHGHIDGQFAITNLDPYTKSPHNAPVFKPAALREAFPGMTIAKNRTRNRQWLFEQFGMSDREKSLTDVLYRLQSSSEIPTVNWLFSGIILDEPEELFAAVRESRSGWEKVRETYQQMTDRETRHEILQSLPGQWDTYSSSTTTGKFYRDIGFGVERGSMDHNTPFYRWFHQRSYDLLAAEHDALEDTAQQARRARDAAEAATEKAKQEMLDTDRAYRNGGGERLREVETELTYARRDLEAVRLQRERLTEQIGHEITLPETVAERDEQRAASTQVLAYAKSQTTVIDGELEAAQQYFFDTKRQLDDKQQTFDYYNGRKDVLSRHLTERRDEWARITGIPAEDLKFVGELIDLKTQHEQWRTAAEGVMGSFAQTLLVPQDRIKDFRRKVDADKRPPRIRSKAIPTSARDLHQAPDEQLAAKLQYASHRYTGWLSHEIAHRFAHMCVADGEALNALNPNQKGVSLNGQVRQGDDGVHGGLRPDQRSIGFSPEALLAKLHTEIADLRSEWEAASDLRNELKTVKDELAASADLHTRFIDAADNWPAYDTHAAAAVVAAKIAERDALSGDKVIALRNAAEAANKAHAKAQGDSARAGLWYEQATLNRDTHLARQDLAYAQIEKLKERVAALDDATTARLDAEARETFGTETLASEHFVPANTQTLIRAFGAKLQAASKTRNDAAKSLLAVMHSYNAAFPPGPLGNALPKASAAKDFEIASAVEANYEAYEYILNQNTLEGLKEAQELFAQQVMDYTNMTVGQVTEGYEAARRDIKSRLHEVNSLLREADFDGSCRLEVEIVREEQPQEAKDFQVALGELAARTTKSLSHEDVAARYERFDSVMHMISTDDKIKTLFDVRKHMQLQARKSDPAGVMPSVTYDRLSGEQSGGETQELTSFILAAAIRYYVSGEGSALPRFSTVILDEALTKAGPEHTLRALNVWRKLGFQPIVSTPVGKAMSMTYATSVVYEVAIDDRKRSRLWQMTLKNAENQL, encoded by the coding sequence ATGACAACCGCGCTGAGGATCGACCGCTGGTGCCTGTACGGCCTGCAAACCTACAACTGGGGCGGGTTTAACGGGCATTTCCAACTCGACCCGGCACCACCCACCGAGGTCACCGTCATCAGCGGCGACTCCGGCACCGGCAAATCAACCCTCATGGACGCCGTATCTGCGCTGCTACATCCCGGCCGCGACTTCAACCGCGCATCCAGCGGCAGCGGCTCCTCTCCACGCTCAATCCCGACCTACGTCCGAGGCCGTTACGGCAAAGACAGCGACGGCCGCAGCACCGTCTACTACGACCTGCGCGGAGGCCGCGCCACATGGAGTGGTGTCGCATTAACGTGGTGCAACATCGACGGTCGCACCGTCACCATGTTCTCCGCCTGGTACATGAATACGCACGACGACAAGCCAAGTGCTGAGGTTCACGGCCACATCGACGGACAGTTCGCAATCACCAACCTCGACCCGTACACCAAGTCACCGCACAACGCACCCGTCTTCAAACCAGCAGCACTGCGAGAAGCATTCCCCGGCATGACAATCGCGAAGAACCGCACCCGAAACCGGCAATGGCTGTTCGAGCAATTCGGGATGAGCGACCGCGAAAAATCTCTCACCGACGTGCTGTACCGACTGCAATCGAGCAGCGAGATCCCCACCGTCAACTGGCTGTTCTCCGGCATCATCCTCGACGAACCCGAAGAGCTGTTCGCCGCCGTCCGCGAGTCCCGCAGCGGATGGGAAAAGGTCCGCGAAACATACCAGCAGATGACCGACCGCGAAACGCGCCACGAAATCCTGCAAAGCCTGCCAGGACAGTGGGACACCTACAGCAGCAGTACCACCACCGGAAAGTTCTACCGTGACATCGGATTCGGCGTCGAACGCGGCTCAATGGACCACAACACCCCGTTTTACCGGTGGTTCCACCAACGCAGCTACGACCTGCTCGCCGCCGAACACGACGCCCTCGAAGACACCGCACAGCAAGCGCGCCGAGCCAGGGACGCAGCCGAAGCTGCCACCGAAAAGGCGAAGCAGGAAATGCTCGACACCGACCGCGCATACCGCAACGGCGGCGGCGAAAGACTACGCGAAGTCGAAACCGAACTCACCTACGCGCGCCGCGACCTCGAAGCCGTCCGCCTCCAACGCGAACGACTCACCGAGCAAATCGGCCACGAAATCACGCTCCCCGAAACAGTGGCCGAACGCGACGAACAACGCGCAGCATCGACCCAAGTCCTTGCTTACGCGAAATCGCAGACCACGGTCATCGACGGTGAACTCGAAGCGGCGCAGCAATACTTCTTCGACACCAAACGCCAACTCGACGACAAGCAACAGACATTCGACTACTACAACGGCCGCAAAGACGTCCTCAGCCGCCACCTCACCGAACGCCGCGACGAATGGGCGCGGATCACCGGCATCCCCGCCGAAGACCTTAAATTCGTCGGAGAGCTGATCGACCTCAAAACTCAGCACGAGCAGTGGCGTACCGCCGCCGAAGGCGTGATGGGTTCGTTCGCGCAAACACTGCTCGTCCCGCAAGATCGGATCAAAGACTTCCGCCGCAAAGTCGACGCCGACAAACGCCCACCCCGCATCCGCTCCAAGGCAATCCCCACCAGTGCACGGGATCTGCACCAAGCACCAGACGAACAACTCGCAGCCAAGCTGCAATACGCCAGCCACCGCTACACCGGCTGGCTGTCCCACGAAATCGCCCACCGCTTCGCGCACATGTGCGTCGCCGACGGTGAAGCCCTCAACGCACTCAACCCGAACCAGAAAGGTGTCAGCCTCAACGGGCAGGTCCGCCAAGGCGACGACGGCGTCCACGGCGGACTGCGACCCGATCAACGCTCCATCGGATTCTCACCCGAAGCGTTGCTCGCCAAACTGCACACCGAAATCGCCGACCTGCGCTCAGAATGGGAGGCAGCATCAGATCTCCGCAACGAACTGAAAACCGTAAAAGACGAACTCGCGGCCTCGGCGGACCTACACACGCGGTTCATCGACGCCGCAGACAACTGGCCGGCATACGACACACACGCCGCAGCCGCCGTCGTCGCCGCGAAAATCGCTGAGCGCGACGCATTGTCCGGCGACAAAGTCATCGCGCTGCGGAACGCGGCCGAAGCAGCGAACAAGGCGCACGCCAAAGCCCAAGGCGACTCCGCACGGGCCGGGCTGTGGTACGAACAAGCAACGTTGAACCGTGATACGCACCTTGCCCGCCAGGACCTGGCCTACGCGCAAATCGAAAAGCTCAAAGAGCGCGTTGCTGCCCTCGACGACGCCACCACTGCGCGGCTTGACGCTGAAGCTAGGGAGACCTTCGGCACCGAAACACTGGCCAGTGAGCACTTCGTTCCAGCCAACACCCAAACACTGATTCGAGCCTTCGGCGCCAAGCTGCAAGCCGCCTCGAAGACTCGGAACGACGCAGCGAAATCGCTTCTCGCGGTGATGCACTCATACAACGCCGCGTTCCCGCCGGGTCCGCTCGGCAACGCGCTACCAAAGGCTTCAGCGGCAAAGGACTTCGAGATCGCGAGCGCGGTTGAAGCGAATTACGAGGCATACGAATACATCCTGAACCAGAACACGTTGGAGGGGCTCAAGGAGGCGCAGGAGCTGTTCGCCCAGCAGGTCATGGACTACACCAACATGACCGTCGGACAGGTGACGGAAGGCTATGAAGCAGCTCGCCGCGACATCAAGTCCCGGCTGCATGAAGTCAACTCACTGCTCCGCGAAGCCGACTTCGATGGCTCCTGCCGCCTCGAAGTGGAAATTGTCCGCGAAGAACAACCGCAGGAAGCCAAGGATTTCCAGGTCGCGCTCGGCGAGCTTGCTGCGCGCACCACAAAATCGCTGTCGCATGAGGACGTCGCGGCCCGGTACGAGCGGTTCGACTCGGTGATGCACATGATATCTACCGACGACAAGATCAAGACATTGTTTGACGTCCGCAAACACATGCAACTGCAAGCCCGCAAATCCGACCCTGCCGGTGTGATGCCGTCAGTCACCTACGACCGGCTCTCTGGTGAGCAGTCCGGTGGTGAAACGCAGGAACTGACGTCGTTCATCCTCGCCGCAGCGATCCGCTACTACGTCAGCGGCGAAGGCTCTGCCCTGCCCCGATTCTCAACAGTCATCCTCGATGAAGCCCTGACGAAAGCCGGCCCGGAGCACACGCTCCGGGCGCTGAATGTGTGGCGCAAACTCGGCTTCCAACCGATCGTGTCCACGCCTGTTGGTAAGGCGATGTCGATGACCTACGCAACGTCTGTCGTGTACGAAGTCGCGATCGACGACCGCAAACGATCCCGCCTGTGGCAGATGACATTGAAGAACGCCGAGAACCAACTGTGA
- a CDS encoding DUF3322 and DUF2220 domain-containing protein → MKTVDHVRVHLDRWLNSHLHAIVAGDEPFPKPLTVPLLPSTSKSALQKSWHTVQPWAATWFAALLPDGVTLRETPRRVGTSLQEIPTHIDIASLDACVQFAGGSWTVRREQAQYRFSRLQAQFDTAFIGAVFRRTRDWDALDFDILLRAADWFRANPASWQGLTPRQVPIAGVHAKWLTDSKRREIAALAGIESIDLAQRPSEVRFRYCDPQHIDSGGRQWDSHTLGDNVSPVYQPSVVVLCENKDTALLFPRFPGLISVWTEGNAAHRVAQLDWVARASQVLYWGDIDADGYQILDRLRQVLPTVQSILMDAAAYEQYEQYGTSDAPGGRRLAAQAENPLGALTDSERSVYRCLVSADWPQHRRVEQERIPFPVAIAELQRLTAQR, encoded by the coding sequence GTGAAAACAGTCGACCACGTTCGAGTACACCTCGACCGGTGGCTGAACAGTCACCTGCATGCGATCGTTGCGGGCGACGAGCCGTTCCCCAAGCCACTGACGGTGCCGCTGCTGCCGTCGACGAGTAAGAGTGCGCTGCAAAAGAGCTGGCACACCGTTCAACCCTGGGCGGCGACGTGGTTTGCTGCTCTGCTCCCCGACGGGGTGACCCTTCGCGAGACGCCCCGCCGAGTCGGTACCTCACTTCAAGAAATCCCCACGCACATCGACATCGCCTCCCTCGACGCATGCGTCCAGTTCGCCGGCGGAAGCTGGACAGTCCGACGCGAGCAAGCTCAGTACCGTTTCAGCCGGCTACAGGCGCAGTTCGACACGGCTTTTATCGGGGCAGTATTTCGCAGGACCCGAGATTGGGACGCACTCGACTTCGACATCCTGCTCAGAGCCGCCGACTGGTTCCGCGCCAATCCCGCTAGTTGGCAAGGGTTAACGCCTCGACAAGTTCCGATCGCCGGGGTGCACGCGAAATGGCTCACCGACTCCAAACGCCGCGAGATCGCCGCGCTTGCCGGGATCGAGTCCATCGACCTCGCGCAGCGACCCAGCGAGGTTCGGTTCCGGTACTGCGACCCACAACACATCGATAGCGGCGGGCGGCAATGGGACTCGCACACGCTCGGCGACAACGTCAGCCCGGTTTATCAGCCGAGCGTCGTGGTGCTGTGCGAAAACAAAGACACCGCACTGCTTTTCCCGCGCTTTCCTGGACTGATCAGTGTGTGGACTGAAGGCAACGCCGCTCATCGCGTCGCTCAACTCGACTGGGTGGCGCGCGCATCACAGGTCCTCTACTGGGGTGACATCGACGCCGACGGCTACCAAATCCTCGACCGACTCCGCCAAGTCCTGCCGACCGTACAGTCGATCCTGATGGACGCCGCCGCCTATGAGCAATACGAGCAGTACGGCACCAGCGACGCACCAGGAGGCCGTCGTCTCGCCGCGCAAGCCGAGAACCCCCTCGGCGCACTCACAGACAGCGAACGGTCCGTCTATCGGTGCCTGGTCAGCGCCGATTGGCCACAGCATCGCCGCGTCGAGCAGGAACGAATCCCGTTCCCGGTCGCGATCGCGGAGCTGCAACGCCTCACCGCTCAGCGCTGA
- a CDS encoding MFS transporter, with protein sequence MPWEIWVLVVACLVIALGFGVVAPALPQYARSFGVSVTAATAVVSSFAAFRLVFAPAAGALVQRLGERWVYMSGLLIVALSTGCCAFVHDYWQLLVFRSLGGVGSTMFTVSAAALLVRIAPEEIRGRAQGLYGSSFLLGMVAGPVLGSAVVGLSLSAPFIIYAAALVAVAVLVHFGLRRSTLLEVADEHHGAPVTLKSALHHRTFLAALMSNFSAGWAIFGIRGALLPLFVIEALHQRPGAAGLVFAAFAAGDVSTAFLAGSWSDDIGRKPLVVAGLVVCGSTVVAMGFTSSLPALIVLSLIGGIGAGLYASPQQAAVADVVGSRGRAGTALATFQMTSDIGLVIGPVVAGVIAEHTSYGWAFVVGGAMPLIAAVAWVFAPETLGRLASPQVRSMQEVAEDVGGPER encoded by the coding sequence CTGCCTTGGGAGATCTGGGTCCTGGTTGTCGCGTGCCTGGTGATCGCGCTGGGGTTTGGCGTGGTGGCACCCGCATTGCCGCAGTACGCGCGCAGCTTCGGGGTCAGTGTCACGGCGGCGACCGCGGTGGTGAGTTCGTTCGCCGCATTCCGGCTGGTGTTCGCACCGGCCGCCGGCGCGCTGGTGCAGCGGCTGGGGGAGCGCTGGGTCTACATGTCCGGGCTGCTGATCGTCGCGTTATCCACCGGGTGCTGCGCCTTCGTGCATGACTACTGGCAGCTGCTGGTGTTCCGTTCGCTCGGCGGTGTCGGCTCCACCATGTTCACCGTGTCGGCGGCCGCGCTGCTGGTGCGCATCGCGCCCGAAGAGATTCGCGGGCGTGCACAGGGTCTGTACGGGTCGAGCTTCCTGCTCGGGATGGTGGCCGGTCCGGTCTTGGGTAGTGCCGTGGTGGGCCTGAGTCTTTCGGCACCGTTCATCATCTACGCGGCGGCGCTGGTGGCCGTCGCCGTGCTGGTCCACTTCGGGCTGCGGCGCTCCACGCTGCTGGAGGTCGCCGACGAGCATCACGGCGCTCCGGTGACACTGAAATCCGCGCTGCATCACCGAACCTTCCTGGCCGCGCTGATGTCGAATTTCAGTGCGGGGTGGGCCATCTTCGGAATCCGTGGGGCCTTGCTGCCGCTGTTTGTGATCGAGGCGCTGCATCAGCGACCGGGCGCCGCTGGACTGGTGTTCGCCGCATTCGCGGCGGGGGACGTGTCCACGGCTTTTCTCGCGGGATCGTGGTCCGATGACATCGGGCGTAAGCCGCTGGTGGTGGCCGGGTTGGTGGTCTGCGGTTCGACCGTGGTGGCGATGGGCTTCACGTCGTCGCTGCCGGCGCTCATCGTGCTGTCGCTTATCGGTGGGATAGGCGCCGGTTTGTATGCGTCGCCGCAACAGGCCGCGGTGGCCGATGTGGTGGGCAGCCGGGGCCGGGCAGGGACGGCACTGGCGACCTTCCAGATGACCTCCGATATCGGGCTGGTGATAGGACCCGTCGTCGCGGGGGTCATCGCCGAGCACACGTCGTACGGATGGGCGTTCGTGGTGGGTGGTGCGATGCCGCTGATCGCGGCTGTGGCGTGGGTGTTCGCACCGGAGACGCTGGGGAGACTTGCGTCACCGCAGGTTAGGAGTATGCAGGAAGTAGCAGAGGATGTCGGCGGTCCTGAGCGCTGA
- the pgm gene encoding phosphoglucomutase (alpha-D-glucose-1,6-bisphosphate-dependent) produces the protein MSNARAGQPAQPEDLIDIAHVVTAYYAIDPDPGDVAQQVVFGTSGHRGSSLDGAFNEAHIVATTQAIVEYRASQGTSGPLFIGRDTHALSEPAWTSALEVLVANGVVVDVDSRDRYTPTPAVSHAILRHNQGKTTGLADGIVVTPSHNPPRDGGFKYNPPHGGPADTDATGAIAARANEILRSGWRSVKRVPLAEALKSVQRYDFQQTYVDDLINIIDLDVIKGADIRIGADPLGGASVDYWAAIADRWSLDLTVVNPLVDATWRFMTLDHDGKIRMDCSSPDAMASLVASRDKYQIATGNDADSDRHGIVTPDAGLMNPNHYLAVAIDYLFSHRDGWAAETAVGKTLVSSSIIDRVVAGLNRTLLEVPVGFKWFVDGLIGGTIGFGGEESAGASFLRRDGSVWTTDKDGIIAALLASEILAVTGATPSQRYAQLTEKYGAPTYARVDAPASREQKAVLGKLSPEQVSATELAGEPIVAKLTNAPGNGAPIGGLKVVTENAWFAARPSGTEDVYKIYAESFLGAEHLRQVQDAAREVVSSVIG, from the coding sequence GTGAGCAACGCGCGCGCCGGACAGCCGGCCCAGCCGGAAGACCTCATCGACATCGCCCACGTGGTGACGGCGTACTACGCGATTGACCCCGACCCGGGGGACGTGGCACAGCAGGTCGTCTTCGGGACCTCCGGGCACCGGGGGTCGAGTCTCGACGGCGCCTTCAACGAGGCGCACATCGTCGCTACTACCCAGGCCATCGTCGAATACCGGGCCTCGCAGGGCACCAGCGGGCCACTGTTCATCGGCCGTGACACCCATGCGCTCTCCGAACCCGCGTGGACCAGCGCCCTGGAGGTTTTGGTCGCCAATGGTGTTGTGGTGGACGTGGATTCACGGGACCGATACACCCCGACTCCGGCGGTGAGCCACGCCATCCTGCGGCACAACCAGGGCAAGACCACGGGGCTGGCCGACGGGATAGTCGTTACCCCGTCGCATAACCCGCCCCGCGACGGCGGGTTCAAATACAACCCACCGCATGGCGGCCCTGCCGATACCGATGCCACCGGGGCGATCGCCGCGCGGGCCAACGAGATTCTGCGCTCGGGCTGGCGCTCGGTGAAACGGGTCCCGCTGGCAGAGGCGCTGAAATCCGTGCAGCGGTATGACTTTCAGCAGACATATGTGGACGACCTCATCAACATCATCGACCTCGATGTCATCAAGGGCGCAGACATCCGGATCGGCGCCGACCCGCTGGGCGGGGCCAGCGTCGACTACTGGGCGGCCATCGCCGATCGCTGGTCGCTGGACCTGACCGTGGTGAACCCGCTTGTGGATGCCACCTGGCGGTTCATGACTCTGGATCATGACGGCAAGATCCGGATGGACTGCTCCTCGCCCGATGCGATGGCCTCGTTGGTGGCGTCGCGGGACAAGTACCAGATCGCGACCGGGAACGACGCCGACTCGGATCGACACGGCATCGTGACTCCCGATGCGGGACTGATGAATCCCAACCACTACCTGGCGGTGGCCATCGACTACCTGTTCAGCCACCGGGACGGTTGGGCCGCCGAGACCGCCGTAGGCAAGACGCTGGTGAGTTCGTCGATCATCGACCGGGTGGTGGCCGGGCTGAACCGAACGCTGCTCGAGGTGCCGGTTGGATTCAAGTGGTTTGTGGACGGGTTGATCGGCGGGACAATCGGTTTCGGTGGCGAGGAGAGCGCCGGGGCGTCCTTCCTGCGTCGTGACGGATCGGTGTGGACCACCGACAAGGACGGCATCATCGCCGCCCTGCTGGCCTCGGAGATCCTCGCGGTCACCGGGGCTACGCCCTCGCAGCGCTACGCGCAGCTGACCGAGAAGTACGGCGCGCCAACATATGCTCGTGTCGATGCGCCCGCGAGCCGTGAGCAGAAGGCTGTGTTGGGCAAGCTATCGCCCGAGCAGGTCAGCGCCACCGAACTGGCCGGTGAGCCCATCGTCGCCAAGCTGACCAATGCGCCCGGCAACGGTGCACCGATCGGCGGGCTCAAGGTTGTCACCGAAAATGCCTGGTTCGCGGCACGGCCGTCGGGTACCGAGGATGTATACAAGATCTATGCAGAATCGTTTCTGGGGGCAGAACACTTGCGGCAGGTGCAGGACGCTGCCCGCGAGGTGGTCTCATCGGTGATCGGGTAA
- a CDS encoding YbjQ family protein: protein MIIVTSNDIPGYKIAAVFGEVFGLTVRSRHIGSNLAASFKSIAGGELKGITQLLHESRREALSRLAAEAESRGANAVVAFRFETTEYANTGVEVCAYGTAVGIQPLQ from the coding sequence ATGATCATTGTGACGAGCAACGACATCCCCGGGTACAAGATCGCCGCGGTGTTCGGCGAGGTCTTCGGTTTGACCGTGCGATCGCGGCACATCGGCTCCAACCTTGCCGCTTCGTTCAAGTCGATTGCGGGCGGTGAGCTCAAGGGCATCACTCAGTTGTTGCACGAGAGTCGTCGCGAGGCACTGTCCCGATTGGCGGCAGAAGCCGAGTCGCGCGGCGCGAATGCGGTGGTCGCGTTCCGATTCGAGACCACCGAGTACGCCAACACGGGCGTCGAGGTGTGTGCCTACGGCACCGCCGTCGGCATTCAGCCACTCCAATAG
- a CDS encoding carboxylesterase/lipase family protein, with amino-acid sequence MAKKPIRINTVNGTVEGFTRGGVHRFRGIPYAEPPVGPLRLRAPRPAQPWTGVRKCRTWGAASIQQHRFAIILPGKPQKLSEDCLTLNVVAPEGPVSGPLPVMFFIHGGGYFLGSSATPLYDGASLARRGCVYVSVNYRLGGLGCVDLSSLSDEKHTIDSNLYLRDLVLALQWVRDNIGAFGGDPHNVTIFGESAGSHAVNTLLAVPSAAGLFHRAICQSTASGLVVSAQDAVVNARQFAKYLGATDSNAAETVLSAKPKNLVKALFRLIGSAKHVPGLSLRIGPSVDGDVLPLDPVEAMERGEAHRVPLIIGYNAEEATLFTKILKILPITPEALEHALSKDGPEFVQRIVDSYHGYPSEKALLQLAGDLAFGSAAWRVAEAHGQYAPTYFYRYDYATRALRRYGLGPTHAIELLAVFGTYRTVAGPILAGRKDRAAARAVSDEMQRRWLSFARTGSPGDGWPAHTVPERQVLIIDNPSRLEADPDGDRRPLWQDATSIV; translated from the coding sequence ATGGCAAAGAAGCCCATCCGCATCAACACCGTCAACGGCACCGTCGAAGGATTCACCCGAGGCGGCGTGCATCGCTTCCGTGGGATTCCCTACGCTGAGCCGCCGGTGGGTCCGCTGCGCCTGCGCGCGCCACGCCCGGCCCAGCCGTGGACGGGAGTGCGCAAGTGCCGCACCTGGGGTGCGGCCTCCATCCAGCAGCATCGCTTCGCGATCATCCTGCCCGGCAAGCCGCAGAAGCTCAGCGAGGACTGCCTGACCCTCAACGTGGTCGCGCCCGAGGGGCCGGTCAGTGGGCCGTTGCCGGTGATGTTCTTCATCCATGGTGGTGGTTACTTCCTGGGTAGCTCGGCGACCCCGCTGTATGACGGCGCGAGTCTTGCACGCCGTGGATGTGTGTATGTGTCGGTCAACTACCGCTTGGGTGGGCTCGGCTGCGTGGACCTCTCGTCGCTGTCGGACGAGAAGCACACCATCGACAGCAACCTGTACCTACGGGACTTGGTGCTGGCGCTGCAGTGGGTGCGCGACAACATCGGTGCCTTCGGGGGTGATCCCCACAACGTGACGATCTTCGGGGAGAGCGCCGGGTCGCACGCCGTGAACACGCTGCTTGCGGTGCCCTCGGCCGCAGGACTGTTCCACCGGGCAATCTGCCAGAGCACCGCCAGCGGGCTGGTGGTCAGCGCCCAGGATGCCGTGGTGAACGCGCGCCAGTTCGCGAAGTATCTGGGTGCGACCGACTCGAACGCGGCCGAAACAGTTCTCTCCGCGAAGCCGAAGAATCTGGTGAAGGCCCTGTTCCGGCTGATCGGATCGGCCAAACACGTACCAGGGCTGTCGCTGCGGATCGGGCCGAGCGTCGACGGTGACGTACTGCCTCTCGATCCGGTCGAGGCCATGGAACGCGGTGAGGCACATCGTGTTCCACTCATCATTGGGTACAACGCCGAAGAGGCGACTCTGTTCACCAAGATCCTCAAGATCCTTCCGATCACCCCGGAGGCGCTGGAGCACGCGTTGTCCAAGGACGGGCCGGAGTTTGTTCAGCGCATTGTCGATAGTTACCACGGGTATCCGTCGGAGAAGGCGCTCCTACAGCTGGCCGGCGACCTGGCATTCGGCTCGGCGGCATGGCGCGTGGCAGAGGCGCACGGCCAATACGCGCCGACGTACTTCTACCGGTACGACTACGCGACGCGCGCATTACGCCGTTACGGGCTGGGACCCACCCACGCGATCGAACTCCTCGCGGTCTTCGGTACCTACCGGACCGTCGCCGGGCCCATCCTGGCGGGACGCAAAGATCGCGCCGCCGCACGGGCCGTCAGCGACGAGATGCAGAGGCGCTGGCTGTCATTCGCGCGCACCGGGAGCCCCGGTGACGGCTGGCCCGCCCACACGGTGCCGGAGCGTCAGGTGTTGATCATCGATAATCCGTCCAGGCTAGAGGCCGATCCCGACGGGGATCGGCGCCCGCTGTGGCAGGACGCCACGTCGATCGTCTGA